One segment of Curtobacterium poinsettiae DNA contains the following:
- the tyrS gene encoding tyrosine--tRNA ligase, whose protein sequence is MSSDTAQDVLTRQQNDPAFDSVWDELQWRGLVQVSTDETALQEALDGEPITYYCGFDPTAPSLHCGNLLQLLTMRRLQLAGHKPLALVGGSTGLIGDPRPTAERTLNTPETVAEWVSRLQAQVSRFLSPDGDNGVRLVNNLDWTAPLSAIDFLRDVGKYFRVNSMLKKDAVAARLNSDAGISYTEFSYQILQGLDYRELWRQYGCTLQTGGSDQWGNLTSGTELIRRAEGATVHALGTPLITNSDGTKFGKSEGNAIWLDAEMTSPYALYQFWLNTADADVIARLRQFTFLTRAEIERLEQAVADEPFRRAAQRTLAFEVTSIVHGVAATQAAIDAAAALFGNGELGALDPETLRSAIAALPGSVTLDSGADVARALVETELVKSLGEARRAIEQGGVYVNNVRADDPAAPLSDLALPGGVLVLRRGKKTLAGVTLA, encoded by the coding sequence GTGTCCAGTGATACCGCTCAAGACGTCCTGACGCGCCAGCAGAACGACCCGGCCTTCGACTCGGTGTGGGACGAACTGCAGTGGCGCGGTCTGGTGCAGGTCTCGACCGACGAGACCGCGCTGCAAGAGGCCCTCGACGGTGAGCCGATCACGTACTACTGCGGCTTCGACCCGACGGCGCCGTCGCTGCACTGCGGCAACCTCCTGCAGCTCCTGACCATGCGGCGGCTGCAGCTCGCCGGGCACAAGCCGCTCGCGTTGGTGGGCGGGTCGACCGGCCTCATCGGCGATCCCCGACCCACGGCCGAGCGCACGCTGAACACCCCGGAGACCGTGGCGGAGTGGGTGTCCCGGCTGCAGGCACAGGTGTCCCGGTTCCTCAGCCCGGACGGCGACAACGGTGTCCGCCTGGTGAACAACCTCGACTGGACCGCCCCCTTGTCCGCGATCGACTTCCTTCGTGACGTCGGCAAGTACTTCCGCGTCAACTCGATGCTCAAGAAGGACGCGGTGGCCGCGCGGCTGAACTCCGATGCGGGGATCAGCTACACCGAGTTCAGCTACCAGATCCTGCAGGGGCTCGACTACCGCGAGCTCTGGCGCCAGTACGGGTGCACGCTGCAGACCGGCGGCTCGGACCAGTGGGGCAACCTGACCTCCGGCACCGAGCTCATTCGTCGCGCCGAAGGTGCGACGGTGCACGCCCTCGGTACCCCGCTCATCACGAACTCCGACGGCACGAAGTTCGGCAAGAGCGAGGGCAACGCGATCTGGCTCGATGCCGAGATGACCTCGCCGTACGCGCTCTACCAGTTCTGGCTCAACACGGCGGATGCCGACGTGATCGCCCGGCTGCGGCAGTTCACGTTCCTGACGCGTGCCGAGATCGAACGACTCGAGCAGGCCGTCGCCGACGAACCCTTCCGACGAGCGGCCCAGCGGACCCTGGCGTTCGAGGTCACCTCGATCGTGCACGGGGTGGCGGCGACCCAGGCGGCGATCGATGCCGCAGCCGCGTTGTTCGGCAACGGCGAGCTCGGCGCGCTCGACCCGGAGACCCTGCGGTCGGCGATCGCCGCGCTGCCGGGGTCGGTCACGCTCGACTCCGGAGCGGACGTTGCACGTGCACTCGTGGAGACCGAACTCGTGAAGTCCCTCGGTGAAGCCCGCCGCGCGATCGAACAGGGCGGTGTCTACGTGAACAACGTCCGGGCCGACGACCCGGCCGCCCCGCTGTCCGATCTCGCCCTGCCCGGGGGAGTGCTCGTGCTGCGCCGTGGCAAGAAGACCCTCGCCGGCGTGACACTCGCCTGA
- a CDS encoding DNA-3-methyladenine glycosylase: protein MTEGIAALLAEPAPIAAPALLGATIAGRGVALRITEVEAYSGPTDPGSHGHRGMTERNRHLFGPPGTLYAYRSYGIHTCVNVVSGPAGSSSGSLLRGAQVVEGLDVARARRGAEVADVALARGPGNLGGALGAVLGQDDGTSLLDGSGPFVLTLAPGLEARLASAGPARVIDELLSETLPGPPAGAAVPRISRGPRTGVGGIAGGVRYPWRFWLTGDPTVSTYRRHKGALDS, encoded by the coding sequence ATGACCGAGGGGATCGCCGCGCTGCTCGCCGAGCCCGCACCGATCGCCGCGCCGGCCCTGCTCGGTGCCACGATCGCCGGGCGCGGCGTGGCGCTCCGCATCACCGAGGTCGAGGCCTACTCCGGCCCCACCGATCCCGGATCACACGGTCATCGGGGGATGACGGAGCGCAACCGACACCTCTTCGGCCCGCCCGGCACGCTGTACGCCTACCGCTCGTACGGCATCCACACCTGCGTCAACGTGGTGAGCGGGCCGGCCGGCAGCTCGTCGGGCTCCCTGCTGCGCGGCGCGCAGGTCGTCGAGGGACTGGACGTCGCGCGAGCGCGTCGTGGGGCGGAGGTCGCGGACGTCGCGTTGGCACGCGGGCCCGGCAACCTCGGGGGTGCGCTCGGAGCGGTCCTCGGGCAGGACGACGGCACGTCGCTCCTCGACGGGTCCGGCCCGTTCGTGCTCACCCTGGCACCCGGCCTGGAGGCCCGGCTCGCCTCCGCCGGACCGGCCCGCGTGATCGACGAGCTCCTGTCCGAGACCCTGCCCGGTCCGCCCGCGGGCGCTGCGGTCCCCCGCATCTCCCGCGGCCCGCGCACCGGCGTCGGCGGCATCGCCGGCGGGGTGCGGTACCCCTGGCGCTTCTGGCTGACGGGTGACCCCACGGTCTCGACGTACCGACGACACAAGGGCGCCCTCGACTCGTGA